The Acidovorax sp. RAC01 genomic sequence GCGCGGTGCAGGTGCCGCGCAGGGCCTGCTCCAGCCCCGCGGCGTTGGCGGCGTGGTCCCAGTTTTCCAGGTCGGCCGGCGCGGGGCCCTGCACGATGACCACCAGGTTCATCAGCTCGCCACGGCGCACGGGGTACTGCACAGCGTGCAGGCGCGGGCCCAGCCACGCGGTGACCTGGCTGGTGCGCAGGGCATCGGGCAAGGCGTCCTGCCGTATCAGGGCGCGGTAGGCCAGGTGCCCGGTCACACGCGGGGGCAGGGCGCCGAGCAGCTGGGTGCGGGTGCGGCTCCACAGCCCGTCGGCACCCACCAGGGCATCGGCTTCGATCTGCTTGCCACGGCTGGTGCGCAGCGTGACCACGCCGTCGGCATCGGCAAAGCTGTCGACGGCATGGTCCAGGTGGCATTGCGTGTCGGTGTACTTGCCCACCGCCGCCAGCAGCAGGCCGTGCAGGTCGGCACGGTGGATGGAGGCATAGGCTGCGCCGTAGCGCTGCACCGCGGTGGCACCCAGCGGCAGCGCCGCCAGCTCTTCGCCACTGAGGGCACTGCGCACCTGCAGCCGGGCAGGAAACGCTGCCACATCCTGCAGCGGGCGCTGCAGGCCCCAGGCCTGGAGGCGGCGCACCACGTTGGGCCCCAGCTGCACGCCCGCGCCCACTTCGCTGAACGCCGCGGCGCGCTCGAACAGCCGCACATCCCACCCCGCGCGCGATGCGCCCAGCGCTGCCGCCAGACCACCGATGCCGCCACCTGCCACCACCACCTGTTTTTTCATGCGCGTGATTGTGACGCGGACACGATCAGGGAAGCGCTGGCCGCAGCGCGCGCTCCAGCACCTCGGCGGGCATGGGCCGCCCGAACAGGTAGCCCTGAAAGCCGGTGCAGCCATGGCGCTGCAGGAATTCGAGCTGCCCGGTGGTTTCCACCCCTTCGGCCACCACGGCGAGATCCAGGCTTGCGGCCAGGGCGAGGATGGTGCGCACGATGGCTGCGTCGTTGGGGTCGGTCTGCAGGTCGCGCACAAAGCCCTGGTCGATCTTGAGCTGGTCGAGCGGCAGGCGCTTGAGATAGCTCAGCGATGAATAACCCGTGCCAAAGTCGTCCAGCGAAAAGGTCACGCCAAACCCGCGCAGGCGCTCCATGCGCGCAATGATGTCCTCCACATCGGCCAGCAGCAGGCTCTCGGTCAGCTCCAGCTTGAGCCGTTCGGGGTTGGCGCCCGTGGCATTGAGGGCGCCCAGCACCTGCTCGACAAAGTTGGGCTGGCGGAACTGGCGCACGCTCACGTTGACCGACAGCACAAACTGCCGCGTGAGCGAACTGCGCGACCAGGCCACCAGCTGCGCGCAGGCGGCCTCCAGCACCCACTGGCCCAGCGGCAGGATCAGGCCCGTCTGCTCTGCCAGCGGAATGAACTCGCCAGGCGACACGAGGCCGCGTCGCGGGTGCTTCCAGCGCACCAGGGCCTCGGCGCCCTGCAGGCGGCCCTTGGCGTCCACCACCGGCTGGTAGTACAGCACCATTTCCATGTCGTGCAGGCCGCGCCGCAGGTCGGCTTCAAGAGCGGACCGCGTGCTGACGGCGGCCTGCATGTCCGGATCGAAAAAGCGCTGGGTGTTGCGCCCTGCAGCCTTGGCCTGGTACATGGCCAGGTCGGCCTGCTTGAGCAGTTCGTCCACGCTGCCTGGCTTGGTGCCAAACAGCGCGATCCCGATGCTGGGTGTGCTGTGGTGGCTGGTGTCGCCCAGCTCGTAAGGTTTGCCCAGCGTGGTGGTGATGTGGCTGGCCACGAGCGCCGCTTCGGCGCTGGCAAGCCCGGGCTCGCCGCTCAGCCCCTCCACCAGCACCACGAACTCGTCCCCACCAAAGCGCGCCACCGTGTCGGCCTCGCGCACGCAGCCAGTCAGCCGGCGCGCCACCTGCTGCAGCAACTGGTCGCCCACATCGTGCCCGAGGGTGTCATTGAGGTCCTTGAAGTTGTCCAGGTCAATGAAGAGCAGCGCCCCCTGCGAGCCCGCCCTGTGCGCCACCACGGTGGCACGCTGCAGACGGTCTACCAGCATGCGGCGATTGGGAAGGCAGGTCAGGGGGTCATAGAAGGCCAGTTGCTCGATCTGCAGCTCGGCCTGCTTGCGTTCGGTGATGTCGCGTCCCACGCCCCGATAGCCGCGCAGCGCACCCTGGGCATCCAGCACGGGCACGCCGCTCACTGAAATCCAGTGCGTGCTCCCGTCCGGGCGCTGGCGGTGCAGCTCCAGGTCGCGAAAGGGCTGGCACGACTGCAGCAGTGCCCGGTGCGCAGCCCAGTCGGACTCGGTCATGTTCAGGGCGCCGATCTCCCACCGCGTGTGGCCCATCACGCTCGATACCGGAATGCCGTTGGTGCTGAGGTCCCCGGCCAGCTGCACAAACCGGCCGTCGGCATCGTGCTCCCAGTACCAGTCGGACGAGAGGTCGCTGAGCGAGCGAAACCGCGCCTCGCTCTCGCGCAGTTCGTTTTCGACCCGCACGTAATCGCTCACATCGGCGAAGGTGCGCACCAGCGCCCCGTCGGGCAGCTGGCAGGTGCGCACCTCCAGCGTGCGGCCTTCGCGGGTGGTGCGCCAGTACACGTCGGGCGCCTTGCCCGACGCCCCTTGCGCAATGTAGTCATGGCCGCGATCGTCCACGAGGGAATAGCCGGGGCCGAAATCACCGCGCTCTTTCTGGATGCGGGTGAGGTCGGCCAGCGAGGGCCGCGTGGCCATCACGGCTTCAGGCAGGTTCAGCAGCTCCAGCACACGCTGGTTGTACACGGTGATGCGCCCGTCCGGGGCTGTCTTGAAAATGCCCTGCGTCATGCTCGCCAGCGTGCCCTGCAGCGCAGCGCGCTGCTCCTGCAGCAAGGCGAGCGCGTGGTGCGAGATGACTGTATCGACACCAGGCGCCGGCCTGCGCGTGGCGCGCCGACCCTGCAGCAGTTCGCCCAGGCGCCAGATCAGCTCGGGCAGATGGGCATGGTCGCCAGCGGGGGCACGCAGCACGTAGTCGCCCAGCCCGCCGCGGAACGCACGGGCGGCCAGCGCTTCCTGCGGGGCAGACATGCACATCAGCACCACCGAGCCGGCGCACAGGTCCAGCAGGGCGGGCAGGCTTTGCACCTCGGGCGCGAGGCAGAGCACCACGGCATCCCAGGTGTGCGACGCAAATGCGGCCGAGCCCGCCTCCGGTGTGACCGAGTGGACAACGCGCCAGTGGGGATACTGCTCACCGATGAGCTGACGTGCCTGCGCTGCGTGCGCCGCGTCGCCATCCACCCAGAGAACGGTGGCGTTGCTCATGTGTTGCACGCCCTCCCGCGGGCAGCCGTGCAGGCGTTGTGCAGCACAGCGACGCACAGCCCCGTCACATGCCAGGGATCGAGGGCCGCAAGCAGAGCGTCTCGGGCGCGGCGCCCGTGCCACGCGGCCGTGTCCATCTCACGCGCACTGGCCCAAGGCTTGGCAGCGGTGACACAGAACAGGCTCTGGACGGTGGGCATGGAATAGAGGCCGCCCGCAAATGGCAGACGCGCGTTACAAGTGTATCTAGCGGAATCTTCTTGCACGGCTTGCCCGGGCAATCTGGAGGTTTCTACCCAGAACTGCGGGCGCCGTGCCGCAGCGGCTTGTTTGCATCAAGCTGCAGCGTGCCGCGCTTGGCAACGAGGCATCCACAGCCTGCTCTCAGCCCCGCGCCGCCTGTGTCAGCTCTGCAACAGCTGCCGCAGCACATACGGCAGGATGCCGCCGGCGCGGTAGTAGTCGGCCTCGATGGGGGTGTCGATGCGCAGGGTCACGGGCACTTCGCGGCGGGTGCCGTCGGCCTGGTGGATGACAAGCATGGCGTCGCTTTGCGGCGTGAGGGCCGGATCGGGGATGACATCCAGCGACTCGACCCCCGTGAGCCCCAGCGACTGCCACGAATCGTCGCCCTTGAACTGCAGGGGCAGCACACCCATACCGACCAGGTTGGAGCGGTGGATGCGCTCGAAGCTGCGCGCCACCACGGCCTTGATACCCAGCAGTTGCGTGCCCTTGGCCGCCCAGTCGCGGCTGGAGCCTGTGCCGTATTCGTCGCCCGCCAGGATCACCGTGGGCGTGCCCTGCGCCATATAGGCCATGGCAGCGTCGAAGATGGGCACCGTCTTGCCGTGCTGCGGGCCCTGGCCCTGGAAGATGGTCAGCCCGCCTTCTTCACGCGACCCGTCGGCCGTGGGCGGCAGCATCAGGTTCTTGATGCGCACGTTGGCAAACGTGCCGCGCACCATCACGTCGTGATTGCCGCGGCGCGCCCCGTAGCTGTTGAAATCCTCTTTCATCACGCCGTTGGCGCGCAGCCACTGGCCCGCGGGCGAGCTTTCCTTGATGGAGCCGGCCGGCGAGATGTGGTCGGTGGTGATCGAGTCGCCGAAGAGCGCCATGATGCGCGCGCCGCGCACCGCCGTCTCGCCACCGGAGGCTGGCGGGTTCAGTGCAAAGTCGGCAAAGAACGGCGGCTCGGCGATGTAGGTGCTGGCGGGCCAGGTGTAAGTGGTGCCACTCACGCCGCGGATCGCGCCCCAGAGCTTGCCGGGCTCGGTGCCCACGCGGGCGTAGTTGTCGCGGTAGGCGGCGCCGTTCATTGCAAACCGCATCAGCGCGTGCACCTCGTCGCTGGTAGGCCAGATGTCGCCCAGGTAGATGTCGCGCCCGCCGCGGCCTTTGCCCACAGGTTCGGTCATCAGGTCCTTGAGCACCGTGCCGGCAATCGCGTAGGCCACCACCAGCGGCGGGCTGGCCAGGAAGTTGGCCTTGAGGTTGGGGTGGATGCGCGCCTCGAAATTGCGGTTGCCCGAGAGCACGGCCGCACACACCAGGTCGTTGCTGGTGATGGCCTCGTTGAGCTCGGCCGTGAGGTCGCCTGCGTTCCCGATACAGGTGGTGCAGCCGTAGCCCGCCACCGCAAAGCCCAGCTTTTCCAGGTACGGCAGCAGCCCGGTCTGCGTGAGGTAATCGGTGACGATGCGCGAGCCCGGCGCCAGCGATGTCTTGATGTGCGGCTGCACCGTGAGGCCCGCCTCCACCGCCTTCTTGGCCAGCAGGCCGGCGGCCAGCACCACACTGGGGTTGGAGGTATTGGTGCAACTCGTGATGGCAGCGATCAGCACGTCGCCGTTGCCCACGCTGATGTCGCCCTTGCCCGAATCTGCCGGCTTGCCGGTCACGTCAGGCGGCGTGTTGCCACCGCCTCCGCGCACCTGGTGGCGCGTGTGCAGCAGCTCGGCGGGGCGGTTGAAACCGTTTTTCGCATTGGGCTTGCTGAACAGGTCGGCAAACTGGCTGCTGACCTGGCCCAGCTCGATCCGGTCCTGCGGGCGCTTGGGGCCTGCCAGGCTGGGCGTCACATCGCCCAGGTTCAGGCGCACCACCTGCGAGTAATCGATCTGCCCTGCCAGCGGCACACCAAACAGCCCCTGTGCCCTGAAATAGGCCTCGAAGGCCTCGATCTCGGCCTCGGTGCGGCCGGTGCCCCGGAAGTAGTCGATGGTCTTCTCATCGACCGGAAAGAACCCCATGGTGGCGCCGTATTCAGGTGCCATGTTGCCGATGGTGGCGCGGTCGGGCAGCGAGAGCGTGCGCGTGCCTTCCCCAAAGAACTCCACGAACTTGCCCACCACCTTGTGCTGGCGCAGCACCTCCGTGACGGTGAGCACCAGGTCGGTGGCGGTAACGCCTTCGCGCAGCTGGCCGGTCAGCTCAAAGCCCACCACATCGGGCGTGAGCAGATACACCGGCTGGCCCAGCATGGCGGCCTCGGCCTCGATGCCGCCCACACCCCAGCCCACCACACCAATGCCGTTGATCATGGTGGTGTGGCTGTCGGTGCCGACCAGGGTGTCGGGGTAGACCACGTTGTCCGCGCGCCGGTGCACACCGCGGGCCAGGTATTCCAGGTTGACCTGGTGCACGATGCCAAAGCCCGGGGGCACCACGCCAAAGGTGTCAAACGCCTGCATGCCCCACTTCATGAACTCGTAGCGCTCGCGGTTGCGCTGGAATTCGAGCTTCATGTTGAGGTCGAGCGAATTCTTCTTGCCGTAGTGGTCGACCATGATGGAGTGGTCCACCACCAGATCGACCGGTACCAGCGGCTCGATCTGCTTGGGGTTCTTGCCCAGCCGTGCGGCCACGCTGCGCATGGCGGCCAGGTCGGCCAGCAGCGGCACGCCGGTGAAGTCCTGCAGCACCACGCGGGAGACGACAAACGGGATTTCGTCCTTGCGCTCGGCCACGGGCTGCCAGTTGGCCAGCTGCGCCACATGCTCGGGCGTGACCTTGCGGCCGTCGCAGTTGCGCAGCACCGATTCAAGCACGATGCGGATCGACACCGGCAGGCGGTCGATGCGCGGGAACTGGGCTGCCAGCGCAGGCAGCGAGTACAACTTGCCCCCGGGGCCGGACGCCGTCCTGAAGCTCTTGAGCGTATGGGCGAACGCATGGCGGGCAGGTGCAGCGGGACGGGATGTACGAACGGGCGGCTTGGACGTTGGGGCCATGGGGCGCACTCCTTTCTGAGAGGACAAAGCCTATTCTGGCAGCCTGCCGTGTCCGTGCCATCGTGGGGATATGCGGCCCGTAGGCGGCCATGCCGCGCAGCAGCGGGCATTGCTTGCGACCCGGGCGACGCCCGCGGTGGCCAAGCCCCGCCGGGTCGCACAACGGTGCGACGGGAAAGCGGCGCGTGCAGGCATGCGCCACAGGGCTTTTGCAAACAAATTTCAGGCTTTTTTGGCCTTCAGGGCTTGAATCAAAAGCTTTTATAGCTATGATTTATATAGCATCTTGGAACGCTGATCCGTGTCATGCCATGGCCGGGGCAGCGGGAAGACGCCGCAAGCCGCCCCACTGCACCGCAGCCAGAGCGGCTACCGACACCCCATGCATCAGCAGGTAGGCCTGCCCCCAAAACGGTGGTTCCAGCGCCGTGCCCAGCAGCAATCCCAGGCTGGCCAGTGCCCAGCAGGCGTTGCC encodes the following:
- a CDS encoding EAL domain-containing protein; the protein is MSNATVLWVDGDAAHAAQARQLIGEQYPHWRVVHSVTPEAGSAAFASHTWDAVVLCLAPEVQSLPALLDLCAGSVVLMCMSAPQEALAARAFRGGLGDYVLRAPAGDHAHLPELIWRLGELLQGRRATRRPAPGVDTVISHHALALLQEQRAALQGTLASMTQGIFKTAPDGRITVYNQRVLELLNLPEAVMATRPSLADLTRIQKERGDFGPGYSLVDDRGHDYIAQGASGKAPDVYWRTTREGRTLEVRTCQLPDGALVRTFADVSDYVRVENELRESEARFRSLSDLSSDWYWEHDADGRFVQLAGDLSTNGIPVSSVMGHTRWEIGALNMTESDWAAHRALLQSCQPFRDLELHRQRPDGSTHWISVSGVPVLDAQGALRGYRGVGRDITERKQAELQIEQLAFYDPLTCLPNRRMLVDRLQRATVVAHRAGSQGALLFIDLDNFKDLNDTLGHDVGDQLLQQVARRLTGCVREADTVARFGGDEFVVLVEGLSGEPGLASAEAALVASHITTTLGKPYELGDTSHHSTPSIGIALFGTKPGSVDELLKQADLAMYQAKAAGRNTQRFFDPDMQAAVSTRSALEADLRRGLHDMEMVLYYQPVVDAKGRLQGAEALVRWKHPRRGLVSPGEFIPLAEQTGLILPLGQWVLEAACAQLVAWSRSSLTRQFVLSVNVSVRQFRQPNFVEQVLGALNATGANPERLKLELTESLLLADVEDIIARMERLRGFGVTFSLDDFGTGYSSLSYLKRLPLDQLKIDQGFVRDLQTDPNDAAIVRTILALAASLDLAVVAEGVETTGQLEFLQRHGCTGFQGYLFGRPMPAEVLERALRPALP
- the acnA gene encoding aconitate hydratase AcnA; protein product: MAPTSKPPVRTSRPAAPARHAFAHTLKSFRTASGPGGKLYSLPALAAQFPRIDRLPVSIRIVLESVLRNCDGRKVTPEHVAQLANWQPVAERKDEIPFVVSRVVLQDFTGVPLLADLAAMRSVAARLGKNPKQIEPLVPVDLVVDHSIMVDHYGKKNSLDLNMKLEFQRNRERYEFMKWGMQAFDTFGVVPPGFGIVHQVNLEYLARGVHRRADNVVYPDTLVGTDSHTTMINGIGVVGWGVGGIEAEAAMLGQPVYLLTPDVVGFELTGQLREGVTATDLVLTVTEVLRQHKVVGKFVEFFGEGTRTLSLPDRATIGNMAPEYGATMGFFPVDEKTIDYFRGTGRTEAEIEAFEAYFRAQGLFGVPLAGQIDYSQVVRLNLGDVTPSLAGPKRPQDRIELGQVSSQFADLFSKPNAKNGFNRPAELLHTRHQVRGGGGNTPPDVTGKPADSGKGDISVGNGDVLIAAITSCTNTSNPSVVLAAGLLAKKAVEAGLTVQPHIKTSLAPGSRIVTDYLTQTGLLPYLEKLGFAVAGYGCTTCIGNAGDLTAELNEAITSNDLVCAAVLSGNRNFEARIHPNLKANFLASPPLVVAYAIAGTVLKDLMTEPVGKGRGGRDIYLGDIWPTSDEVHALMRFAMNGAAYRDNYARVGTEPGKLWGAIRGVSGTTYTWPASTYIAEPPFFADFALNPPASGGETAVRGARIMALFGDSITTDHISPAGSIKESSPAGQWLRANGVMKEDFNSYGARRGNHDVMVRGTFANVRIKNLMLPPTADGSREEGGLTIFQGQGPQHGKTVPIFDAAMAYMAQGTPTVILAGDEYGTGSSRDWAAKGTQLLGIKAVVARSFERIHRSNLVGMGVLPLQFKGDDSWQSLGLTGVESLDVIPDPALTPQSDAMLVIHQADGTRREVPVTLRIDTPIEADYYRAGGILPYVLRQLLQS
- a CDS encoding FAD-dependent monooxygenase yields the protein MKKQVVVAGGGIGGLAAALGASRAGWDVRLFERAAAFSEVGAGVQLGPNVVRRLQAWGLQRPLQDVAAFPARLQVRSALSGEELAALPLGATAVQRYGAAYASIHRADLHGLLLAAVGKYTDTQCHLDHAVDSFADADGVVTLRTSRGKQIEADALVGADGLWSRTRTQLLGALPPRVTGHLAYRALIRQDALPDALRTSQVTAWLGPRLHAVQYPVRRGELMNLVVIVQGPAPADLENWDHAANAAGLEQALRGTCTALQDLVRSVGEQQGPVRAGDHPASAGNATSAPAAWGAGWRLWPLCDRPPLRSADDMAQGLVALLGDAAHPMRPYLAQGAGMAIEDAAELQRALSMHDLEVPLRLRRYALNRWERNARVQARSIRNGRIFHATGPVRWGRDLSLRLLGERLLDVPWLYRGDGAGATSL